CTTTAATATGaagatgtaaaaaaattaacatataacAAAGCAGCCTGCTATAAAGCCTATAGTCTTATATCAGTGGTCGTTGTCAAACCAGCAACGAATGAACATCGCGCATGGCTGTTATAgtttgcataagtgccctgcaTGTTGTTTAATAGTATGTCCAGTGATACCCGCTTAAGTGTCctccgtttaagtgcctttccctctTAAGAGCctccgtttaagtgcctttcccgcttaaatgccagcaatatttaagccacaaaaacaaaattgtttgcaaatttcctcttttaagtgccttttaatatttttgacatcgCTGAGTATTTTCAAAAGgaaagcatatacatattttgtttatgttttttcttccatatttattgttattaataagtatttttgttattaataagaaataaatctgACTTTCAatctaaaagtaaaaatattagatcgaaatatttgagagaaagcttggtaagtatttacctcgaggcacttaagcaggattcatttaagtgcctttccctctTAAGTATCTCAAAACTCTTGCATGTTAAAAGgggacacttaagcggggattttgtgattggcgttgcaaccgtttagccggttatagccgaatcgacgatagtgtgccacctctctctctccttcgcagttcggcaccagttggagatcccaagtgtaaccaggtcgctctccacctggtccctccaacggattggaggccttccccttcctcggcttcctccggcgggtactgcatcgaacactttcagggctggagtgttttcgtccattcggacaacatgacctagccagcgtagccgctgtctttttattcgctgaactatgtcaatgtcgtcgtataactcgtacagctcatcgttccatcgtctgcggtattcgccgttgccaatgttctgaggaccataaatgttgcgcaaaattttcctctcgaaaactcctagtgccatctcatcggatgttgacatcgagagaggactttactgttcaattgcctactcagtccaaagtagcacctgtaggcaagagttattctgcgttggatttcaaggctgacattgttcgtgttgttgatgctggttcccaggtatacgaaattatctacgacctcgaagtaatgactgtcaacagtgacgtgggagccaagacgcgaatgcgccgactgtttgtttgatgacaggagatatttcgtcttgtcctcattcacctccagacccattcgcttcgcctccttatccatgcgggaaaaagcagaacaaacgacgcggttgttgcttccgatgatatcaatatcatcggcgttcgccaagagctgtacactcttgtagaagattgtaccttctctgtgaagctctgcagctcttataattttttccagcatcaggttaaagaagccgcacgatagtgagtcaccttgtctgaaacctcgtctggtatcgaacggctcggagaggtccttcccgatcctgacggagcttttggtgttgctcaacgtcagcttacacagccgtattagttttgcggggataccaaattcagacatcgcggcataaaggcaactccttttcgtgctgtagaaagcagctttaaagtcgacaaagagacgGTGTGTgacgatcctattttcacgggtcttctccaaaatttggcgcatggtgaatatctggtctgttgttgattttccaggtctaaagccacactgataaggtccaatcagtttgttgacggtgggctttagtctttcacacaatacgctcgacagaaccttatacgccaggaggcttatcccacggtaattggcgcagattgtgggatctccctttttatggattgggcagagcacactgagattccaatcgtcaggcatgctttcttccgaccatattctgcaaagaagctgatgaatGCACCTtaccagctcttcgccgccgtatttgaatagttctgccggtaatctatcggccgcCGCTGCTTTGTtcttcttcaagcgggtaattgctattcgaatttcttcatggtcggataatggaacatctgttccatcgtcatcgattggggtatcgggttcgccatctcctggtgttgtactctcactgccactcagcaggtcggagaagtgttccctccataatcccagtatgccctggacatcggttaccagattacatccttggtctctacatgaggatgctccggtcttgcaaccttcgttaagtcgcttcattttttcataaaattttcgagcgttcCCTCTGtttgccagcttctcaagctcttcgtactcacgcatttcggcctctttcttttttgtctgcaaatgcgtatcgcttccctcttcagctctcggtatctatcccatcccgcacgtgttgtggtcgtttgcaacgttgcgaggtaggcagtctgttttctctccgctgcgagacggcactcctcatcgtaccagcttgttttttgtcgttgccgaaaaccaattgtttcggctgcagcggtacgcagtgagtttgagatgccgttccacagttcccttataccgagatgctgatgagtgctctcagagagcaggagcgcaagtcgagtagagtatttcgtggctgtctgttgcgattgcagcttttcgacgtcgaaccttccttgtgtttgttgacgggcattctttgctgcacagaggcgggtgcgtatcttcgctgcgaccagataatggtccgagtctaaaacacaggagacatgtcttccgtttatcacaacgtgatcgatttggttccgcgtgtttcgatcaggagacagccaagtagcttgatgtattttcttatgctggaatctggtactacagacgaccatatttcgggccccagcgaagtcgatcagcctcaggccgtttggcgatgtttcgtcatggagtctgaattttccgactgttgtgccaaagacaccttccttacccaccctggcgttaaaatcgccaagcacgacttttacatcgtggcgggggcagcgctcataggtgcgttctaggcgctcatagaaagtatctttggtcacatcgtccttctcttccgttggggcgtgggcgcaaatcagcgatatgttgaagaacctcgctttgatgcggattgtggcaagacgttcatccaccggggtgaatgccaggactctgtgacggagtctctctcccaccacaaatccaacaccaaatttgcgcaccttcccaattaagggtacggacattccaggtgcatgcccttatatcattatccttaaaacgtttgcaggggtcgtcatcaaaaggggggtgtctcatccgaggctttcgtggatttttcattggtatttcgtttttaagtggtgggtcccaagcccaacgcacaaccgcataagcgggcttcgccttctcactttagctcgccttcaaacggatgtctgttggctacccagaggatacttggtctaaaaccggaagtcgtgagctgcttgaaccatgtggagaataatcgtttctggccactcccaagtgaatgacaatcaaaaactttcctcacttgcgtgaacttctacacatgatcccatcctccaagcggggattactgtattacatttaaggttttaagcggtttaatgacagtaaagttaagaCTTTTacgatctaatatatttgttttaataataaaataactaaaatgaaaaaattatcataaaaatgcatgttttatggcgaaatggaaaacattctcaaaatgtaaggttccagagttctcactgggtatcttttCTTTCGTGCTCATCTACACAGTGACAATTGCTCTCGTGTCGAGGACTGTTTTATGTGTATTTAGcataaaaatacttaatctgaaataaaattaattattttttaatgttataccgtgcattattttcgttattttatacgaaataatttttttgcaaattttaattttgcatggaTTTCACTTATTGGGTTGAAAAATTGacacaattaactttttttattaaaagccatctttgcatttttatattataacaataatatatatataatttcatcacGCGATTCACGAAATCAAACTTCAAAGTAAAAATCACTAATCACTTATATTACGGCCTAGCAGACATTGTCCCTATAAGAGATTTTTCAGTCACAGCGATCGTGGAGTATCGCTCATCGCTATAACCATTGCGCTTTTTGCAACATGGCTGGAATGATTCCATCGATACCGGATGATTTAAACGAGTTGAATGTTTGGATTGTCCATTCTATCTTCTGATCCATAATAATGTTCTGGGGCACGTTTACAGCGCTTCTCCCTTCTTAGATGAGACTAGCCGCGTTCTTACATCTTCGATCTTTCCTTTTAACAATTTTCTACCACCAAACGCGTTCTGTTGCACAGTTTTAGGTGGTTCAAGTTTCGATGCATGATTACTACGGAGCTAATCTTTAGTGGTAAATTACGCggatgattttaaaaattatattggaTAGTTGGTGGCTTCATCTTCGTTTAGTACACAGTCAATGGATTTGAATGAATGAAGTGTACCAATTATATCATTTTGAATTATGTAGTTTAAGTAGTCTATATCTTATCCGCCAAAAATTGCAGGATCCCTCAATCATTCATTATTGTTGTGAGTGGTGGTGTGGATGAATACATTTTACGTTTTCGATGAAATTCGAAATCCGCTAATCGTCAGCAATTGCACAGAAAAATCGTCCACAGATGTATCGCTCAGCAATGCCATTAGAGTAGCATTATTGTTAGCTGATGTTTCTTCACAAATCGCTTGCCAGTGAAATCATTGAGCCTCCAAAACATTTGCGTAGATCTAGGTGGTTAATTTTCGCTTAAGTGCTTCAAATGCACGTTTATGTCCTACTTTGGTCATTGCGTAGTGTTTTGAATTACATGTTGATTATTCAACAATTTGAAGATTTAAGGGTAATTTTAATGTGGCTGTTATTCCAGAAaaggccaaaaacaaaaacaaggaaTGTAAGTAAACTTTTTTGGTGTGATTTTCAGTCGTTTTTTTTGGTTGAAGGGcattattaaatcaaatatttcatcTTCATTGTATCGTTGACATTGTGTAGGATCAAGAAGAGTTTTTCCTGACCGCAATATAACAACGAAACAACAATGatttaaatactattttggGCTGTGCGATTAAATTAAAGATGACGGAACAAAAAATGACTCGTCGCCTTGGTGGTCAGCAATAGACTAGGGCAATTCAGAatcttgcaattgcaaatatttaccatAAACAGTGAACGTCTTTTCGGAGTTTCTTAGCAACCATTAATTCACAGCTGATTGTTAGAGGAGAAATTAGTTTTTCACATTTCCAATTTAGATAAGCCGAACGAGATTTAGGCAAAAATTAACTAATTCTTTAATTGATGAAGCTGCTGAAGAAATTATGGACAttgaagataaaaaaaaaaatttgtatgggGAATTTCAATGAATAACAATTTACTACTGGAAATTTAAAGTGATGATGACGCAGTTTTAGATGAATCGGCTGACAATTTATATGTTGTTATGGAATGTCGTCGAGAATTTTACAGCTCAATACCCAATTCAGACGTTTGGCgcaacaatattttgaaaacactGGACGAAGGCCGATTTCGCCAAATGTTAAGAGTAGATAGACCCCAATATAAGATGCtaattgatttaataaaaaacagtgAGGAATTCAACAAGGCACACTCGTGTAAGCAATTTTCTGTTGAACTGCAATTAGCAATCACATTGTTTCGATTGGGTTAGTCGTGAGAAATTGCATCACATAGAAAAATCGCGACAATTTTCGGAGTGGGAGATGGCGAAACTATAACGATATCGTAATAACAAAGAGAATCATTACAGTGTTCTTGCACCTCGAAGATGAGTATATATATTGGCCCGATGAGAATGAACGATCGAAAATAGTAACGGATACGTTTGAGCAGCTGCCGTTTTGTATCGGATATGTTGATGGAACTGAGATTAAATTAGCAGAATCGCCAATTGAAGACCATAAATCACACTATTCCAAAATTcacatatctatactactattataaagaggaaagatttgtatgtatgtttgtattgaataaactcgaaaactactatcaccattggaaagctacattcactctgagtaacataggctatatttattgctagaatctcaactttctggaaatagttcccatgtGAGGGTATCAACAAgattccgtgatggagaatgttaatctgaaactgaaaatcgtaatgcaagtcattctcttcgcaacgcaatcgcgtgccagagagtcgagtaacgagtcctcgcagctgcttgcttaacaaaatttcaaaacctgccaagtacgcgcCTTAGAATCGAGTGCGGatcgtgtgcagcggcttgaagaataaaatattagaaatatacaagctcgcactaggccgtcgaactctgagcgttcccaacgccttcataatcagaaagaaagacaacggacaccaaagactagagttcgtaatcaagttttagctcattgtaaataaaatataatttcatgtacgaattttcttcatttaacctttttaaaatgaacccacgcaagaaacggcaaagtaTATACATTAGCTCAGGTCGATTTTTATGggtggaaaaaaaaacaacaaagcggctaGCAAAAACGAAAACTACAGGAAATTCTAAGAAAGTTTTGTCAAGAAACCATGGGTCTGAAATTAATTACCAGTTCGCGCAGAGCGACTTAAGATTTTGAGGTCAtacttattaaattgtattaaaaaaccTATACTTTCATAAGAAGCGATCCGGAAAATTGTGCTTGGTTTCTTCGATTATAACGAAAGTTTGTGCTTCTATGTATGCAGCATACAGATATtcccatatttttttatactctcgcaacaaaagttgctaagagagtattatagttttgttcacataacggttgtttgtaattcattaaactaaacgagttagatatacggttatatatatcaaaacgaTCAGTTCGatcgagacgagtcaaaatccgaatgtctgtctgtctgtccgtccgtccaacggataacttgagtaaaaattgagatatcttgatgaaacttggaacacatgttccttgggagcGGGggagggttgctttcaaaaatggctaagccataaataaagttataaaagtaaaatttggaataaaggatcgcactaggaaggggcatatttggatgtaatttttttgcgaagtgggcgtggccccgccccgaattcggttatttgtatatatctcgcaaaccaataaagttatgtaaaccacactttctgcagtcggttctcttacgtaccccaccacacaccatgaaattagttgaaatcagataataaccacgcccacctcccatacaagggttaggttgaaaattactaaaagtgggttaactcactaacgaaaaacgtcagaaatactgaattttacagaagaaattgcagaaggaagctgcactcagattttttttacaatatggaaaatgggctaggcatcgcccacttatgggtcaaaaaccatatctcaggaactactcgaccgattcgaatgaaaattcggtatataatattttcttgacaccctgatgacacgtgtggaaaatggatgaaatcggttcacaaccacgacaacttctcaTGTAactatacataaggaaccaatgaagattgcgaaattaaactttacacaaatactgtatatcatctatggcttcacttatgaaaatattttcgaaatcggactataacttttcaagcccccagatatcgaatatgttgaactcagcgcctaagggtaaattttaaccgtaaatatggtaaatctctcagataatttcatgtaattcagaggaaagtgttttcttctaatagtgtgtctctgtttgttaaaatcgggtaataacttccccttgctcccatatatctaattataggtttttcaaaaatacggtgggatttataccgcatatatgtattggtcaatatgtgagatatcctagcaaaattaagtgagtgtatagtcttggatatagtgtaccatgctggtgaaaatgaatgaaatcggttcaggaattacctcagccctcatatactatatgtaacgattttcgttattctattaaactttgtgccgaatttattggttaatttttgtgttatctaaataaaatttcttcaataatgtgcgagagtataaaatgttcgcttgcacctgaacttagcctttccttacttgtttttaattctaaaattgtggaaaatacggtggattgaaaataaaattttattattgtaattaagttttcaaaaaattaaatgtttttgttggcaAAACTTTCTTAGAATTTTCTGTAGTTTTCGCTTTTGCTAGTCGCTTTATGTGAGAAAATTCGACCCGCCGTAGtactcgtatacatatgtatgtatggtagagtgtgtaaaaacttataacttttgaagtgTTTGcttaagcccgtgcgaagccggagtggtctgctagtattcAATAAAAGCACAATTAGTTTATGACTACAAAGGAGTAATTCGACATGTCGTAGTTAGTCATCCTGGAAGTTGGCATGATGCATAACCCCCTACAGAAGCAACACAAGACAGTTGGATAGAAATGCacaaattgcttttaatttacGACATAGCAAATATCTTGTTAGAATAGATCATTGTATTAGGCTTCTGAAAGAAAGATTTGGAAGTCTTAAGCAGCTAAGGATGCGTCtgtctaacaaaaaacaaaaataccatAAATTATGCTGCGATTGGTTTCTTGTCTGTTGTATTatccataaaaattttatttattgatggtTTCACTTCGTTCGATGATATTTCAGATCCGCCAACCACAACAGAAGATCTTACTGAACCTGACGGCGATACACCCAACAATgttgaagaaattataattgtatacaaaataaaccgatattttaattagtttaaaaaataacgatTTGTGTGATAAAAGATTGTAAGCAGGATGAAAGTGAAGCAGTTTATAAATTACTGTTAAGAGGAATACTTATATTTCATCTCAATTTCAAACTTTTGTAAGCgttcatttttttcaatttgaagtttTTTCAATATCTCATCTTTTTCCAGCTCTAACatttcaaatcaaattcaaGGTTCTTGTATTCAATTTCTGCTTGCAATCTTCTATCACTCAAACCGAATTAGTTttcgtgtttttctttttcccattccattttaattttaaacatttcttttCGCTCTGCTTGGAAAGTAACAAGATTTGCAACAGGTGATTTTGAAACCtgttttctcattttttcggtGAAATCTTTGGTTTGTTTGTGAAATTTCACTTACATTGCCTGATGGTTGACTTTCGTCATTGACGAGATCAATTGAATATTGATTTTCTTCTTCCACATCGCAAAAAGTTTCTTCCAATATTTGGTCCGTCGCGCTTTCGTCCATGATGGCCGTGTCGCCAGTATCGAACACTTCAAATGACAATGCAGCTGTACGTTTTGCTCCAAAAATACCGTTGAGTTGATTAAAAAGAGGGCACATCTGCAGAACGTTTCCTGAAACATTAACATTTGACAAAATTTCTTCACCTTCATTACGCttatacctaagacagacatatggtttccatactataataggtactacaataaaagctctagaaaccatgaaccagcatagtgacacacatgtagtatattgaactatgtttacattcatcagctgatacaaataaattcaagcaaaatgtaattatgaataacaggcaggaaaattgatcctgacttagtaataacttcaagcaatctgaaaatattattatccaatataattattacatattacatattattacaacatattacatatttttcacataattttttttcaaattttgttttttgatttcaattaattttgaattttatttattttctgtatgtcaaaatgtcagaaaacatatgattgtggcagaagagcttaaagctttcggtgtgttcaatgcaatccattgtagtacatttcacaacaccacaaaatttcaatggtttctagaactctattgtagtacggaacaccatttgctttcaaacaaaattcggaaaaccggtgatacacatacggtttctgaagcatactacaatgtacACTACATGACTGTCTCaggtaaacaaattaaaagtgaaaccgcaaaaggctcattatatcagttatggttccatagatcgttaacagttacttggataactgtggtaattctagagctaatacatgcaaaataaacacggaccttttggaacgtgtgcttttattaggctaaaaccaagcgatcgtaagatcgttatattggttgaactctagataacttgcagatcgtatggtctcgtaccgacgacagatctttcaaatgtctgccctatcaacttttgatggtagtatctaggactaccatggttgcaacgggtaacggggaatcagggttcgattccggagagggagcctgagaaacggctaccacatctaaggaaggcagcaggcgcgtaaattacccactcccagttcggggaggtttcacttttaatttgtttgtacctTCAACACTCGACATCCCAACATCGGACTCGAAAAGGCCTGCTCCTGTTGACTTTCGCCAATCGCTTGCTTTTTTAAAAGAGGTTTTCAAGTGCCGCACTTTCCACCGATTCAGCTCCCATGTAGCGTCTATACGGGTTTTTTTCTatcagttttttataaaaaatgtgtgctGTCGGTACCTATTAATAGTAAATTATTGTTAAACAAATGAAGAATGAGTGGATTATACAGTATTGCAGTGACCACGAACTGCTCTTGGTTAAAGACTGCCAATAAGTGCTCACAGTAAACATTTTATCTTTTCACTTACCTCTATTTCTGGTGCTTCCTGCAAATATtccaatataaattttatttcactttctatccattttttgtttggtttttctctttttttacatgttttatacactttaatttttttgcggcaatgtttttatttttcagaacAGCTGATAATTTGCAAACCAGTGTTGACACAATACAATGGTATTTTAGTGTTGCGTCATTGCGAGGGTGTTGCAGTCGAATCCCTGTAcattttgttagtgtaaaagcatatatatgctttattggtttgcgagatatatacaaaaaccccatttggggcggggccacacccacttgtaccaaattttacttttatagctttatagCTAGTTATGGCACTTAATGAGTTTTCGAAGACTATGTGACAGTATTGAGTTGAAATGTCTGAATATCCTGTTGAGGTGATTTACTCCCCAAAATATACTGGATCTGTCACTGTTTTTCGTTGATTAGTATCTGCCTATACATTTTAACAATATCTGCAGTAAGAGCGAAATGATGAAAACGAAAACGAAGCAAAGTAATTACAAGTTCGCTTTGAATTGTAGGTCCAACCCTTTGAATGTCGTTTACCGATTTTTGCGTAGTTTTGCGTCGAATACAACTCTTAATTTTTCTGTAGTGCTATTAGGTTTCCTAGCTAGGTAGGTGTTGTAATCGACGTTCTAGCGCATTAAATCTTCGCAAAGCTGTGTTATATGGGATATTCACAATGATCCTACCGTTAGGACTTCTAGATACGGTGTCATAATATAACTTTTCACTGCTATGTTGTTCATGTGTCCACACGTCAGGCTTTGttgaaatttcttcaatttgTCACACTTTTTCCAATTTTGTATCAATGGACTTCTCCCATGCAAACAAGCATTCAGTATTAAACGCGTTAGTGTTCGCTCGATAGCGTCCCGAAACGACCCAATCTAAAGCGTTTTTTGTAAAATCGGAAGATTATTACCAAATTCAATTTGTCCTACAGAGAGTGATGTAATGAATCCATTCCCAAAAGTAAGTCATTTTCTGGCTGATAGGCGATGTGTGAAGTAATACAAAAATCAAGAGGTAATTCGAAACTAATTGCTTGCGACTTAATACTTGTCTAAGTTTTGTACTTTTTATTGGTAGAGGACTTACCAATACTTTGAATCTCAATGTTGTGTTTGCTGCGAGGAAACATCAGCTTTTGTGAAAGTTCATTAGTAAGGAAATTCACTTGGGAAGAAGAATGAAGCAGAGAACGACCAAGACGGTTATTTACAGAAGCGTCGCGAACTAGAACATCTGCTGTGGCGAGGATGATGTTATCAAGCGACGACGAATTGTTCATGTGTGTGTGAACAGCAGATATCGAAGTATAATTTGAAGAATCTGGCGTAATCCCACGATGTAACAAAATATGATGTTGACGAAAGCAAACCTTATACGTATGCGTTGATGCGCAGTTCAATAACTGGTGTCCCTTTGATAAACAGTTAATACAGAGACCCATGTGTTTCACATGGTTAAAGCTTTGCAATACACTAAGCGCCTTGAAACGGTAGCAGTTGTGTATTTTATGATTGTTGCTGGAACATACCGAACAAAGCGAATTGGAGCAAGAAAATGAATAACCCATACGAGAAGGTTTTGCTCTATGCACGTTGCTAGTGCTTTGGTGTACGTATCCAACGGTGTGAGCGTTATCAATGGAGTCGAGGTATTGGCAATGTCTCTCAAACTCGCAGAGCAGTGCGAGTGTAGCATAGAGGACAAAAGTTTACAGCGACAGCAAGCGACGATGAAAGCGAGAAGCAACGACGTAACTTATGCTAATAATCGGCATGAATGTCCATATACCTGAACATGCGAAGGAGTTACACAAAAGGAGTGAAAATTCTCGCTATTATGTtagtgcgtacatatgtacaccgtTGCCCGTTGGTTCTGAATCCTGCGGGATCAGGCATCTCAGCTGAGCTCTAAGCCACCGGGGGGGTCGGCAGGTCGCGGATAGCCGGACGGCCTGTAGTAGCAGGTTAGTTGCGAAATAAGTTATAACGAATAAGCAATCCCCGACGAGGAGCGGCAGGGGTGGAGGATGCGGTATAAAAGCCAGCTAATCCGATGCTAAATCCTGCGACAGAGGCGAGTCGTTACCACCTCTCTAATATAGGTGACCATTAAAATCCAGGCGCGACGGACTCAGAATGAGCGGCACCCTGGTCAGCGTCTGTTCACCATGTCAGGTGCGGCTGTAAATGAGACCGGTCCATACCGGGGCGCACTGGGGGTTCCAGGAAGCACCATCAGCTGTTTTCACTGGTGGTGGGAAATGGGTGATGTGAGTCAGCACTGCCGAAGTGTCAGCCACGATGGGAATCAGTAACCAGCCCCTTCGGGCCCCGTTCCTGTCTGTTTCGGCCCGCCCCCCTGCACACGATGCGCTGGTAACACTGATTAATGGagcaaaataatggaaaaaataacaacaacaatagtagtaATATATATAGCGGTGCCATTACTCACGCTGAAAGTGGTGATAAAGAATCGGAGAATACCTCGCAAAGAACACCTAATAATTCCACTGGGTACAACCCTGTATGTACTTGTTTCGAAGCTGACCCCTTTAAAAAGGCTTCCCGATTGGCTAGATCGCCTGTGAAGGTGCACTCCGCAAATAGGCCTGCGGGGGCGAAATCGTCACCACCAGCTATACAGGATAACACACCAATAGCGAAAGAACAAAAGTCTCAACGTGACCATATATGTAAACTAGGAGAGATGATCCAAAAGCTGACGGATATGATGCGTCCACCACAGCGGTCCATCAACAATCCTATGAGGGAACTGCTTAGTACAATATCGAAG
This portion of the Zeugodacus cucurbitae isolate PBARC_wt_2022May chromosome 3, idZeuCucr1.2, whole genome shotgun sequence genome encodes:
- the LOC128920421 gene encoding uncharacterized protein LOC128920421 is translated as MSSVEGNVLQMCPLFNQLNGIFGAKRTAALSFEVFDTGDTAIMDESATDQILEETFCDVEEENQYSIDLVNDESQPSGNVKLQLQCNMPITVILTMTTIISVSVDKSTATHR